The DNA region ACTAAAACAGCAACAAAAATTCAAAAAATTGAACCTATTTATGTTAAAACCGTTTTAATTTTAGTTCCACTATTTATCCTAGCAGGTTATTTCTTTCTGGGATGGGATTTCAGAGAGAGCTTTTACCGCGGTATGGTCTTCTTGACGGTTGCTTCACCGTGCGCTCTTGCAGCAAGTGCTGTACCAGCAACATTATCTGCTGTATCTAATTTGGCTAAACGCGGAGTATTATTCAAAGGTGGTTCATATTTATCTAACTTATCAGATGTTCAAGGGATTGCTTTTGATAAAACTGGTACTTTAACTGAAGGCAAGCCTAAAGTGACGGATGCTTTCTTTGACGATAATCACGCGGCACAAAAAGATAAATATATAGATGTGATTGTTGCAATGGAAAAAACAGCAAATCATCCTCTAGCCGACGCTATCTTAGCTCATTTTGAAGCAACAACTAAATTATCAGTGAGCGTTGAAAATGAATTAGGAAAAGGGTTAGTTGGTAAATTTGAAGAAAAAACATACAGAATTGGAAAACCAGAAACATTTACAAATACACCTGAACAAGTGAAAGTTTTAAATGAACAATATGCTACTGAAGGAAAAACTGTTGTCTATTTTTCAGTAGATGAAGAAGTAGTTGGTTTAATCGCTATGATGGATGTCCCTAATGAAAATGCTAAAGGTGTTATTGAATACTTGAAAGCTCAGGGTGTTCACACAACGATGATTACAGGTGATTCCGAAAGAACGGGTCAAGCCGTCGGTAAACAACTTGGAATGGATGAAATTGTCGGTAATGTACTTCCGGAAAATAAAGCGGCAATCGTTGAAGAACAACAAGAGAAATACGGTATTATTGCGATGCTAGGTGATGGAGTGAATGATGCGCCAGCCTTAGTAAAAGCTGATATCGGTATCGCTATGGGTGACGGAACAGATGTTGCGATAGATGTTGCAGATGCTGTATTAATGCAAAATGATTTAACTAAGATTAGTTATGCTCATAAAGTTGCTAAAAAATTAGATAAGATTGTATGGCAAAACATCTACTTCTCTTTAGCGGTAATCATATTATTAGTAGTTCTTAATATATTTGGTAGAATGGACTTACCTTTAGGTGTTATTGCTCATGAAGGAAGTACAATTTTAGTTATTTTAAATGGTCTTCGCTTGCTGTTGCCTATTAAGGAATAGCTAGGAAAAGAAAAAGAACAGCCTTGAGGCTGTTCTTTTTTAATAGCTAATAATCATATCATCGTCGTCATCAAGTGGAACGCCTTTAATTTCGACTACTAATCTATGTGGCAAACAGACGCTTGTTTGTCCAGGCTTACTAATCCAACCAGTATTTACAGCTACCTGATCAGGACTATTATCTTCTTTCACGCGGATGCGTGTGCCTTCCAATTCGATAATATTATATTGTTTTCCTTTTGGGTGGTAAGTTATTTCTTTGTGTGGTGTGTGCGCATTTAAAATGAATTCATCAATGGGTTTGCCATCGATAGAAACAATGGCAGTAGTTTCATCAGTTTTTAAACTATAATTACCTTGGCTATAAGCAAAAATGCCATAGGGTAGAAAGGATAAAATAATCAAGGATATAATAATAACGCCATCAAACAACTTAAATTGTTTTTTTATCTCAGACCAGAACATTAATTAACCCTTCTTTCTACTTAGTTGTACATATAAAATAGATTACCTATTTTCACCTGATTAGTCAATATTAGATAATTTGTAAATATTTAAGATGGGTTTGCCCGAATCTTCTTGTTAATAGCTATTGTAGTCATGTTTCTAGCCGAACAGAGAAGGGTGGTTTGTTTGTGAAAAAAATTGTATGGTTGATACCATGTTTTATATTTCTTGTTTATCAAAATGTGATGATAGTTCAAGCAAGAAGTGATGATAATGTTGAGATGAAGTCTGAACTAACGGGAAAGCAAAATGATTTTATAGTCAAGATTGCAAGTTTAATTTCCAATCAAGCTCAAGAAAATGATTTATTTGCTTCAATTATGATTGCTCAAGCAATTCTTGCAACAAGTTATGGAGAAAGTTACCTAGCAAATACTGATGTGAATAATATTTTTGGATTGAAGCAGAACTTTACGGACTCGGTGATGGAAGTAAGTTGTTTTCAAGTGTTCAATTCCCCAGAAGAAGGAATTAAAGCTTATGTTAATTTAATGAATAAAGGAATTACTGCGGAAGAAAATTATTATAAATCAACTCACCGAAATATTTCTAAAACATATGAAGAAGTTGCAGATATACTAACATATCGTTTTGCTAGTGATCCGTTGTATGGTGAGAAATTAAAATATTTAATTAATGAATTAAATTTAACGAAGTATGATCGTTCAATTAAAATAAAAGGTAAAAGTGACGTGGAGAACCAAGATATAACGGTACAAACCCAAATTGTTATGGAAGCGCGTGACTGTATTGGAATACCTTATATTTGGGGCGGGACAAATCCGGACGGGTTTGATTGTTCTGGCTTAGTACAATATGTTTTTGCGAATAATGGTGTTATATTACCGCGCGTGACAACAGATCAAGAAAAATGTGGAAAAGAAGTAGAGCTTTCCGATATTGAGATTGGTGATTTATTATTTTGGGGTCAGAAAGGAGTAAGTTATCATGTTGCAATTTATTCAGGCGATGGTAACATGATCATGGCACCAGAGCCGGAAGATGTTGTGAAAGAGATGCCAGTGTCTTTATTTCAACCGGATTTCGCAAGGCGTATAATATAAAAACAGCGCCCATTAAAAAGCACTGTTTTTATTTAATCATTATAATTTCTTGGTTGTCTGGATCAATTTCTTCAGTTAATTTAAATCCAAATGATTTATAGAGATTGATGGCAAAATTATTTGATCTATGGACACTAAGGAGTATTTTTTTATCAGGATATTCAGTAGAAATATAATTAAGAATTAATGCTAAACTATTTTTGCCATACTTCTTACCTTGATATCGATAATCAATCATAAAACGATCTAGCCAAATAGTGCCAGGTTTCTCATCTAAAGCACCAATCATCGTAAAGCCAATTGGTATGTTTTCAGCATAAATTGCAAGAGGTTGCCATTCTAAATGAGTATCAAAAGCTGCTTCAAGTAAGCAGTCTTTGTTGCTCTCAATCATATGAATTTGTTCTTTTGAAACGGATAAGGATGCCACTGTCCTCCAATTACTTGAATCGATGGCTATCAAGCTAATATTATTCATTATGTAAATTGCTCCTTTACCTTAGTTTAACATAGTTACGATTTTTATAATAAATAAGCAAGCTGCTTTCTTTTTAGAGTTAACTGTCCTAAAATAGTATTATTCACTAGGAGAATGAGGTGCAGAATGAAGGTAATCGTGACAGCGGGAGGAACAACTGAAAAAATTGATGACGTAAGAGGGATAAATAATTTTTCTACGGGTCGATTAGGTAGTTTAATAGCAGACGAATTTGCCAGTTCAGGTATTACGGAAGTTATCTATATTCATGGACTTCATGCGCATATGCCTGATAATAGTGCGGTCCGTTCGATCGGAGTAGAATCTGCGAGAGATCTCGCTTATCAATTAGAAAAACTTATTAAGGTAGAAAGAATTTCTGTAGTAGTTCAC from Vagococcus coleopterorum includes:
- a CDS encoding GNAT family N-acetyltransferase produces the protein MASLSVSKEQIHMIESNKDCLLEAAFDTHLEWQPLAIYAENIPIGFTMIGALDEKPGTIWLDRFMIDYRYQGKKYGKNSLALILNYISTEYPDKKILLSVHRSNNFAINLYKSFGFKLTEEIDPDNQEIIMIK
- a CDS encoding heavy metal translocating P-type ATPase, with translation MSNNHEVEVVSTEHGEREHDHGKLPVILFFAGLALFIIAFVLHAGILKNTLFLFSMLLSGYHIIEEGVIDTITATKSKGKFTPNVHILMTLAAIGAMFIGDFQEGALLIVIFAGAHFLEEYAEGKSKREITNLLKMNPTEARLIKSDGTVELVEVASLSIGDQLKVLNGDQIPTDGVLVSGQSTVDESAINGESMPAEKTAGDEVFGSTINGNGSFVMEVTKDSKDTLFAKILQMVNQSQSNMTKTATKIQKIEPIYVKTVLILVPLFILAGYFFLGWDFRESFYRGMVFLTVASPCALAASAVPATLSAVSNLAKRGVLFKGGSYLSNLSDVQGIAFDKTGTLTEGKPKVTDAFFDDNHAAQKDKYIDVIVAMEKTANHPLADAILAHFEATTKLSVSVENELGKGLVGKFEEKTYRIGKPETFTNTPEQVKVLNEQYATEGKTVVYFSVDEEVVGLIAMMDVPNENAKGVIEYLKAQGVHTTMITGDSERTGQAVGKQLGMDEIVGNVLPENKAAIVEEQQEKYGIIAMLGDGVNDAPALVKADIGIAMGDGTDVAIDVADAVLMQNDLTKISYAHKVAKKLDKIVWQNIYFSLAVIILLVVLNIFGRMDLPLGVIAHEGSTILVILNGLRLLLPIKE
- a CDS encoding NusG domain II-containing protein, giving the protein MFWSEIKKQFKLFDGVIIISLIILSFLPYGIFAYSQGNYSLKTDETTAIVSIDGKPIDEFILNAHTPHKEITYHPKGKQYNIIELEGTRIRVKEDNSPDQVAVNTGWISKPGQTSVCLPHRLVVEIKGVPLDDDDDMIISY
- a CDS encoding C40 family peptidase gives rise to the protein MKKIVWLIPCFIFLVYQNVMIVQARSDDNVEMKSELTGKQNDFIVKIASLISNQAQENDLFASIMIAQAILATSYGESYLANTDVNNIFGLKQNFTDSVMEVSCFQVFNSPEEGIKAYVNLMNKGITAEENYYKSTHRNISKTYEEVADILTYRFASDPLYGEKLKYLINELNLTKYDRSIKIKGKSDVENQDITVQTQIVMEARDCIGIPYIWGGTNPDGFDCSGLVQYVFANNGVILPRVTTDQEKCGKEVELSDIEIGDLLFWGQKGVSYHVAIYSGDGNMIMAPEPEDVVKEMPVSLFQPDFARRII